GCCTGCTCGGCCTCGAGGACCGCCACGCCGGGCGTGCTGCGCCGGGGAGCGGGCAGGTCCGCGAGCAGCGCGCGGGTCCAGTCGATCAGGGCCGCCGGGTTGGCCTCGGGCAGCAGCGCGTACACCTCGCGCGCCACCACCCGCAGTTCGGGGGCTTCGGGCTGCCGGTCGCAGCCCGCGCGCTCCATCAGCCGCTCCACGTAGGCCAGCCACGCCTCCAGGCTCGGGGCAGGCGACTCGGTTTCGCGCAGCAGGTCGCGCAGCGGGGCCAGCTCGACCGGCAGCGCCTCGAGGGCCGCGACCGGACTGCTGCCGCTGAGGCCGCGGCGCTCGAGGGCCTCTGCGACCAGCTCCAGTCCCGGGTACACGCTTGCCAGCGCCAGCAGGTCGCGGGGCGGATACCCGCGACCGCGCACGCCCAGCAGCAGCTCGAAGCGCCGTCCCTGCGGGGTGTCGAGCACCGAGGCGGCGTGCTCGTCGTGCAGCGGCAGACCGTACTCGCGCCCCAGCTCCAGCAGCGCGCGCGCCGCGGCCCGGTCGGGCACGATCAGCGCCAACTCGTGCGGGTCCACCCCCTGCTGCAGACAGATTTTTACCTCGGCCAGCGCGTCGCGCAATTCGCGGCTGGGGCTGCTGGCCGCGTGTAGCCGGAAACGGGGCGCCGCCCCAGCGCGCAGCTTCTCGACTTTCTCGATGCGCAGGTCACGGCGCAGGGCCTCGAGGTCCTCGGGGGGCGTACGGGTCGTCCAGGGCGCGGGAGCCAACCCAGGCAGGCTGACCGTCAGGCTGAGGGCCGAGCCCGCCATGGCGGCCAGGGTCCGCCGCTCCATGCGGTTAAAGGCCTGGTAACCGTCGACCATCAGGTGCTGCGGCGGGTCGCTCCAGCGCGCGCCGCCCTCGAGGGCCAGAGCGGCCAGACGGCGCACATCGTCGAGATCGATCAGCCCGCGTTCGCCCAGCAGGCGGCGGTACACCCGGTCCACCTCGCGCAGGCGCTGCTGATAGCGCCCGCCCGTCACCGGGACCTCTTCGAAACCGCTGCGGCGCAGCTCGGCCAGGGTTCCAGCGTACAGCGCCGCCTCGCCCGGCGCCGCTTCGCCGTACAGTTCACGCAGCGCGGCCCCCACCATCGCGACCCGGGCGGGCACGCTGGCGATGCGGGCTACGCCGCCCAGCTCCTCGAGGACCTCGTACAGCAGCGTCTGCAGGTCGGTCACGCGCACGCCCAGCGTGGGGGTCTCGCCCAGGCGGCGCAGCAGGTCAGCGCGCTGCTGCGGCAGGGCGATGATCGTCACCCGTTCGGACGCGGCCGCGCGGCGGCGTGCCAGCTCGAGGATGCGCCGGGTTTTTCCGCTGCCAGGAGGCCCGACGATCAGGGTAGACGACATGAGGCCAGTGTAGCGCTTCTCATGGCCCGGGCCGTGAACGCGCGGCGCAGCGCGGCGAAATCGCTGAAAATTCCGGTCCTGGCGACGCTCCGGTTCCTCTCCGGATCTCGGCTTCGCGCTCATGCGACTGGCAGGCGGGCGGGGCCTGCCGTACAATACAGGCGTGGTCCTCGAGAACTCCGTCGAAGAATTTGTCGAGCGTTTCCGTGAGTACGCCGCCCAGGGGCAGCTGTACCCACAGCCGGAAAACGCCGTACTGCTGGAGTTCGCTGCCGGAGGACGCGTGCTGTACCTATTCGACCGGACCGGTCCGTACACCGCCCGGCCCGGCGAGGCCCGCGTGATCGTGCACGGCGTGCTGAGCGAGCTGGCCCCCGCCGAAGACCTCCAAGAAAGCCTGTTCTCGAGCGGCGTCTCCCAGCTTGAGGGAGTGGGGCAGATCACCGAGCTGCAGCGCGGTTTCCTGATCGTCCGCTGCCGCCTGCCGCTGGTGCTGGGCGTCTTGGAAGACCGCATGCCGGAGGTGCGCGTCGGCGACTGGATCGCCTTTAAAACCCTCGCTCCGGTTCACGGATTCGTGGTGTAACGATGTTCGCACGCGGGGCCGGACCCGGAGCGGTGCGCAGGGACGCAGCGGTCTTGTTCGTGGACCTGGTGGACAGCACCGCGCTGGCACATCGCCTCGAGCTCGGAGATTACGCCGAGCTGATGTCCGAGATGCTGCAGATTCTTTACCTGGGCCTCGAGGCGCACGGGGGCACGGTGTTGCAGCACCAGGGCGACGCGCTGGTGGCCCAGTACGACATAGCGCGCCTCGAGGCCTGCTTGCGCTCCGCCCAGGACTGCCACCGCCGCATCGCCAGCCTCTCGGCGGCCGAGCGCCTCGGAGAGCGATTGACCCTGCGCGTAGGCGTTGCCTGCGGGCAGATCCTGTCGCTGACCCTGGGCGGACAGCCGACCGGCTATGGACGGCCCTTCAACCTCAGCCGCCGCCTGTGTACCATCGCCGCACCGGGAGAAACGCTGGTGTGCGCGGACACCTATCAGCTGTCGCCGGATTTGCCCGCTACCGCACGACCTCGATCCCGCCGGTCAAGGGATTTCCCACTACCCGTACGGCCTACGCGCATTTAGGTTTTTTTAGCGCGCAGGAACGCATGAAAAGCGTTTAAGACAAGGTTCAATGGTTCTCATGAGAACGCGCATTAGACTGCGGCTATGGAACGTAAACCTTTGGTCCTCGTCATCGAAGATGAAAAAGACATCGCTCGATTCATCGAACTCGAGCTAGCGGCCGAAGGTTATGCCACTGAAGTCGCGTTCGACGGTGTAACCGGACTCTCCAAATTCCGTGAAGTCAACCCCGACCTCGTTATTCTCGACCTGATGCTGCCCGTACTGGACGGCCTCGAGGTCGCGCGAAGAATCCGCAAGACCAGCAACACCCCCATCGTCATCCTGACCGCCAAGGACTCGATCCAGGACAAGGTCGAAGGCCTCGATTCGGGCGCCGACGACTACCTGATCAAACCCTTCTCCATCGAGGAACTGCTCGCCCGCGTGCGCGCCCACCTGCGCCGCGTCAACCCGGCCGTCACCGGAGAGGTCCGCGTGGCCGACTTGGTCATGAACCTCGACGGTCGCGAGATCTTTCGTGGTGGACGCCGCGTGGAGCTGTCCGCCAAGGAATTCGAGCTGCTCGAACTGCTCGCCCGCAACCCCGGCAAGGTCTTCTCGC
The nucleotide sequence above comes from Deinobacterium chartae. Encoded proteins:
- a CDS encoding adenylate/guanylate cyclase domain-containing protein, which codes for MFARGAGPGAVRRDAAVLFVDLVDSTALAHRLELGDYAELMSEMLQILYLGLEAHGGTVLQHQGDALVAQYDIARLEACLRSAQDCHRRIASLSAAERLGERLTLRVGVACGQILSLTLGGQPTGYGRPFNLSRRLCTIAAPGETLVCADTYQLSPDLPATARPRSRRSRDFPLPVRPTRI
- a CDS encoding response regulator transcription factor, with amino-acid sequence MERKPLVLVIEDEKDIARFIELELAAEGYATEVAFDGVTGLSKFREVNPDLVILDLMLPVLDGLEVARRIRKTSNTPIVILTAKDSIQDKVEGLDSGADDYLIKPFSIEELLARVRAHLRRVNPAVTGEVRVADLVMNLDGREIFRGGRRVELSAKEFELLELLARNPGKVFSRFEIEEKVWPEYTGGSNVVDVYIGYLRRKLEEGGERRLIHTVRGVGYVLREE